The DNA sequence CGCCGCCTCGCCCCTCGGGCTCGGAAGCTCTTGAAGACCAAAGATGCTCCCAGTCAAGACTTTTTCAGCGCTGCTAGCCGTTTTTTCCGAGAGGGGCGGCGCGCCCCTGACTACGCGTCCCGCTCCGGCCCAAGACGCGCGGTTCTTGGGCCTCCTCTCCCGTCGCGGCGGCTGCGCCGCCGCCGGGCCCGTACGGGCCCGGGAGCAGGTTGCCGATGAGTTTTCAGCAACCTGCTAGCTCGTTCGCACCGACCAGGCCATCCAGAGGTTGGCGACGAGGGTGCCGGCAGCGAAGATGTGGAGCGACCAGCCGGACGGCCAGAGGGCGGCGAAGCCTGCCGCCTGGTAGATCAGGCCGTAGGTTCTGAAAGCCGTCACCGACAGCCCGCCGATGCCGTAGAAGGAGTGGCCCAGCAAGAGCAGCCAGAGTGCCGGGACGGCCCAGGCCAGGCCCGACCAGAGGAGCAGCGCCGAGAGGGCGGCGGCCACCAGGGAGATATTGCCCTGCAGCCGAAAGACCCAGGCCGACAGGCTGCGATGCTTTCCCTGACGCGGCGCCCGCGGAAAGATCAGGAGCCCTTCGACGGCGCCCCCCAGGAGAACCGCCAGGGACCACAGCAGAAGTGGTCCCGAGACCCCGAAGCCGCGCTGGGCGGTCGGGGTCAGCAAGGCCGCCGCCGGCAGCAGGACGGACCAGGCAAGCCAGTTGAACGGGCTGCGCAAGTAGGGCTCGCTGGCTTCCTCGAAGCGGGCTTGCACCCGTTCGAGAGAATCGTCCGTCGAGGTGCCGGTGAAGACCGGGTCGTAAGCGGAGGCTGGTCGCATCGGTCGGGCTCTCCAGGGGGGTGAAGGGGGCTGCGGAGATCATACGTGGACAGCGGTCACTGCGTCCTTCCCAGGGGGTCCGAAAGGGCTCGGGAATCCCTATTCCGAGGCTCTGAAAAGGTCGGGTTGACCCCCCTGTGGAGCGGTGATAGGTTCCTTTTGCCGGTCCGAGTGCGGGTGGTGCTTCGCCATCGGTCTCGGAACTCCCCGGAATCAGAAATCAGCCGACCTGTCGCGGGTACACAAGCTTAGAGATCGAATCGGACCAGAGGAATCTCTGGCCTCGCTTCGTCCGCTCCGGGTCCGCCGCGACGGCAGGCTGTTGATCATTGAGGACTCGGGTCATGGCGAGAAGAGGCCCCGCCAAGGGAATGCGATTTCTCGGGGTCGGCTTCGAGCTCGCCGCGTCGGTGGCCGGGCTGACGTTGCTCGGTTACTGGATTGATCGTCACTTCGGCAGCGAGCCCTGGGGGTTGCTGATCGGCTTGACGATGGGTCTGGTCGGAGGTCTTTACAACATGGTGCGCGGGACCCTGGCCGCGGTTCGCCAGCAGCAGCTTCCAGAGCTCGAAGGTAAGCCTGAGAGCGTCGAAGCCGAGTCGGAGAGCGAGGTCCAGGAAGTCACCGCGCGGCACGAGGTGGATCCTTGACGGGCACGCCTGCGGGCGCCGGGTTCGGCCGCTTCGCGTTGTTGGCTGGCGCTGTCGCCGCATTGTTGGCGGCGCTCGGCTGGGTTCCGGCGGGCCGCTTCACCGGCGTGACTGGATCATGGGCCTGGGTGGCGGCCTGCGGGGTGAGCTGGGTTGCCTCCCTGGTCGGCGCGCTGCCGTTGATCATTGGCGTCAAGGCGGGCGAGCCGATGGTCAGCCGGGCCCTGGCGGCGACCGGTTTGCGGCTCATCACCACGGTGATGCTCGGCTTGGCGGTGGGACTGACCGGTCCTTTCGAGCCGCGCACCCTGCTGGTGGGCTTGGCGGCGAGCTATGTGCTGTTGCTGGCCGTTGACACGTGGTTCGCCGTCGGTCGGGCCAAGGTGGTTTAGGTCGCCGTGAGCAAGCGCTTCGGTGGCCCCGGAGACAGCCCTCCGGTTTGAACGATTTCGCATCGCGGACTCCGCGGAAAGGCGAACGAGCTCATGAAGTTGAGCCTTGCGAAGTTTGGATTCTTGAAGCTCGGAATGGCGGATCCGGTCGACCACGTCGTACAGCATCCGTTGATCACGCGTGATGCCGACCTCGGCCTGTTGACTCCAGCCGGCAAGCTGACCGTGCTGAGCGATCAGATCGTGGTCATGATTCTGGCGGCCTTGATTCTGATGATCTTCCTACCCCTGATGGTGCGCAAGCGCCGCGGTAGCGACGAGATCGGCCGCCTGGTGCCGAGCGGTGGCGCCAACTTCGTCGAGACCCTTTGCGAGTACCTGCGCAAGGACATGGCGGAGCCCAACCTGCAACACCACACGGATCGCTTCATCAAGTTCATCTGGACGGTGTTCTTCTTCATCTTGACGATGAACCTGCTCGGGTTGCTGCCGATCGCGGCGATTTCGACGGGGCTCTTCGGAGTCCACATCGGGGGCACGCCAACGGCCAACATCTGGGTCACCGCGACGCTCGCCCTGATCACCCTCACCATGTTGATCGTCAACGGTCTGCGCCTCGGCGGGATGGAGTACTTGGCGCACTTCAATCCCGGCCCGTGGTGGCTGGCGCCGTTGCTGGTGCCGATCGAGGTCGCCGGGTTGGTCGCCAAGGCCGCTTCGCTGGCGATTCGATTGTTCGCCAACATGATGGCCGGGCACATCCTGCTGGCGGTGCTCCTCGGCTTCATCTTGACCGTCGGTTCGGTTGTCGGCAGCGGCGCCGGATTCGCCATCTCGGTGCCGGTGGTGCTGGGCAGCGTGGCGGTCAATCTGCTCGAAATCTTCGTCGCCTTTCTTCAGGCTTACATCTTTACTTTCCTGACGACCCTGTTCCTCGGCATGTCGGTGATCTTCCATCACGGCGAGGACCATGGGGAGGCGCACGCTCACTAGTTGAAAGAAAACTCCGTCGTGGCTCGCCGTGCACGGTTGCCGGGGGCCGACGACGAACAGGACTCGCGGATCGGCGGAGGGGTTGGTCGGCGAGAGAAAAAGAAAGGAATTTTGGAGAGATGAGCAAGACTTCTGCAAAGGTCATGTTGGGTCTGATCGTCGCTGGGATGGCCCTGATGTTCGTGCCGGTCCTCGCCGCGCAGCCGGCCGAGGCCAGCGAGGCGATGGGCTTCGGTTTGCGCAAGCTGGGCGGCGCCATCGGCGCCGGCCTGGCCGTGATCGGCGCCGGTCTCGGCATCGGTCGTATCGGTGGTGGTGCGGTCGAGGCCATTGCCCGTCAGCCGGAGGCGACGGGTCAGGTCCAGACCGCCATGATCATCAGCGCGGCCCTCATCGAGGGCGCCGCCCTCTTCGGTGTGATCGTCGGTCTGCTCGCCGTTCTCTAAGGTGATGGTTTCCGGCGGGCGTCGCCCCGCGGCCGTCCGCCGGAATCCGAAGACCAAGAAAAGGCAAGGTGCTATGCGCAAGCTAAGC is a window from the Acidobacteriota bacterium genome containing:
- a CDS encoding AtpZ/AtpI family protein; protein product: MRFLGVGFELAASVAGLTLLGYWIDRHFGSEPWGLLIGLTMGLVGGLYNMVRGTLAAVRQQQLPELEGKPESVEAESESEVQEVTARHEVDP
- the atpB gene encoding F0F1 ATP synthase subunit A — its product is MKLSLAKFGFLKLGMADPVDHVVQHPLITRDADLGLLTPAGKLTVLSDQIVVMILAALILMIFLPLMVRKRRGSDEIGRLVPSGGANFVETLCEYLRKDMAEPNLQHHTDRFIKFIWTVFFFILTMNLLGLLPIAAISTGLFGVHIGGTPTANIWVTATLALITLTMLIVNGLRLGGMEYLAHFNPGPWWLAPLLVPIEVAGLVAKAASLAIRLFANMMAGHILLAVLLGFILTVGSVVGSGAGFAISVPVVLGSVAVNLLEIFVAFLQAYIFTFLTTLFLGMSVIFHHGEDHGEAHAH
- the atpE gene encoding ATP synthase F0 subunit C, which encodes MGFGLRKLGGAIGAGLAVIGAGLGIGRIGGGAVEAIARQPEATGQVQTAMIISAALIEGAALFGVIVGLLAVL